Proteins co-encoded in one Gossypium arboreum isolate Shixiya-1 chromosome 11, ASM2569848v2, whole genome shotgun sequence genomic window:
- the LOC108473994 gene encoding beta-1,4-xylosyltransferase IRX14-like — MKLSALHQSYINRRTNSFRSSGPLDSSSDSAIKSPAAIFWLVFHALCCLISLLLGYRFSRLVFFFLFSTSSTNFYTSPFRSTAELVKTLDVNSVLSNNSVANLDLPLLNKTVTNSRVVVGRHGIRIRPWPHPDPVEVMKAHRIIEIVQKEQRSQFGIKNPRTVIVVTPTYVRTFQALHLTGVMHSLMLVPYDLVWIVVEAGGVSNETASLIAKSGLKTIHVGFNQRMPNSWEERHKLESKMRLRALRIIREKKLDGIVMFADDSNMHSMELFDEIQNVKWFGAVSVGILTHSVNTDEMADRKKDEEENPRMPVQGPACNASDMLAGWHTFNTLPFAGKSAVYIDDRATVLPRKLEWSGFVLNSRLLWKDSSDKPKWIKDIDMLNGDIESPLGLVNDPSVVEPLGNCGRQVLLWWLRVEARADSKFPPKWIIDPPLEITVPSKRTPWPDAPPELPANEKPAMGMQDPIVKHSTKRTSRSKHRSKRKHEPKTDTQVSTRHSEQN, encoded by the exons ATGAAGCTTTCTGCGTTGCACCAGAGCTACATCAACCGTCGAACCAACAGCTTCAGATCATCTGGGCCGTTGGATTCGTCTTCCGACAGTGCCATTAAATCCCCTGCCGCCATTTTCTGGCTTGTCTTCCATGCTCTTTGTTGTTTAATCAGCTTGCTCCTCGGCTACCGCTTTTCTCGCTTGGTCTTCTTCTTTTTGTTCTCCACTTCTTCTACTAACTTCTATACGTCGCCGTTCCGATCCACTGCCGAGCTCGTCAAAACCCTCGATGTCAACTCCGTTCTCTCCAACAACTCCGTCGCCAACCTTGACTTGCCTTTGCTTAACAAGACGGTCACCAATTCGAGGGTCGTCGTGGGGCGCCACGGGATCCGGATCAGGCCGTGGCCGCATCCGGACCCGGTTGAGGTCATGAAGGCGCACCGGATCATAGAAATAGTTCAAAAGGAGCAGAGGTCACAATTCGGCATCAAGAATCCCAGGACGGTTATCGTGGTCACTCCGACGTATGTACGCACTTTCCAAGCGCTGCATTTGACCGGTGTGATGCACTCTCTAATGCTGGTTCCCTACGATCTGGTTTGGATCGTGGTGGAAGCTGGTGGCGTCAGCAACGAAACGGCGTCGCTTATTGCGAAATCGGGTTTGAAAACTATCCACGTCGGATTCAATCAACGGATGCCGAATTCCTGGGAAGAACGACATAAATTAGAGTCCAAGATGCGTCTTCGTGCTCTAAG AATTATTAGAGAGAAGAAATTGGATGGAATTGTTATGTTTGCCGATGATAGCAATATGCATAGTATGGAACTTTTTGATGAGATCCAAAATGTGAAATGGTTCGGGGCTGTTTCAGTTGGAATACTTACTCATTCGGTTAATACTGATGAGATGGCGGATCGGAAAAAGGATGAAGAGGAGAATCCTAGAATGCCTGTTCAAGGCCCTGCTTGTAACGCCTCCGATATGTTGGCAGGATGGCATACTTTTAATACATTGCCATTTGCTGGGAAAAGTGCTGTTTATATCGATGATCGGGCAACTGTGCTGCCCAGGAAGTTGGAGTGGTCAGGGTTTGTTTTGAATTCTAGGTTGCTTTGGAAAGATAGCAGTGATAAGCCGAAATGGATTAAGGATATTGATATGTTGAATGGTGATATTGAGAGTCCCCTAGGTTTGGTTAATGACCCTTCGGTGGTGGAGCCACTTGGAAACTGCGGTCGCCAGGTTTTGCTTTGGTGGCTTCGAGTTGAAGCTCGTGCTGATAGCAAATTTCCTCCCAA ATGGATAATTGACCCACCTCTGGAGATCACGGTCCCATCAAAACGCACTCCATGGCCAGATGCTCCCCCGGAACTCCCTGCTAATGAAAAACCAGCAATGGGCATGCAAGATCCAATAGTGAAGCATAGCACAAAGAGGACATCCAGATCAAAACATCGAAGTAAAAGAAAGCATGAACCAAAAACTGACACACAGGTTTCAACAAGGCATTCTGAACAAAACTAA